The genomic window TTCGCCTCTTATTGCTGGAATATAATCGTATTTCTCTCCTTGATTAACCACTAAAGAAACATCTGGAGCTCCTTCTAAAAATGGTACTTCCTCCATTAATTTCTTAATATAAACCATTTGTTTTGCTCCAGGCGCATTGATTGCGGATGTCCATAATTCTTTGTTTCCGTACGCTGGTTTATCACCTTTTCTGAACATTTGCATTACAGCGTTGTGTCCGTATGTGTAACCTGCACCGCCTGAAAGTACTGACCAATATCCATAACGGCGAACATCGTTTGCTGTCCATTTTGGCTGTAAAGTGTCGTGCAAACCGTGTGGAATTCCTTCGTAAGATGGTTCTCCATCAAGTGTAGGTTTCGTTGGTCTTAATTCGAAATCTCTAAGCACAAATTTGTAATTGTCTTCTTTGAAATTCGTTTTTACTGAATCCTGATCGTATCTTCTGTGTCCTGATTGGAACATGTTAAAATCTAGCCATTTTTCGTTATGGAAGTTTTCTGAAGAATCGGTTCTTCCAAACGGGTGAAAAGTCACCAACTGATTTGGATTATTTGTTTTTAAAGTATTTCCGATGGCATTCCAGATATCTTGGAATTCATTTCCGTGTGTGTCTCCACCGTTTAACCAAATTACATTGGTTCTGTTTTTATATCGGTCAGCCAAAAACTTAGCGTAAACAGTTGCTTGCTCTTTACTCACTCTATTTCCTTTTGAAACGTTAGTTCCCCAAACTGGAACCATTGCTACATAAATTCCGTTTTTCTGAGCGACATCTAAAGTGTAATCTACATGATCCCAGTAATCGTATTGCTTTGCATCTTTGAAATCATTTCCCGCTGTAATCAAAGGTTTTGAAACATCTTCGTTGATTAAAGCGGCATCGCCATACACGTTAACGGCATTTATGTTGTGCAAAACCATTACCTGAACAACATTAAATCCTTTCTCTTTTCTGTCTTTGAAATATTTCTCTACTCCTGCTCTATCCAGTTTCCCAAATGCCAGCCAGCCTGTATCACCAAGCCAGAAAAATGGTTTTTCGTTTTCGGTTACAAAATAATGCTGATTTTTAGATACTTTGATTTCAGGCAGAGATGCTTTTGTTTTGGCAGATTGCGAAAATCCGCTTTGTGCTGTCAACATAAAGCTTATACTAAGAGTGTATAAAGATTTAATTTTCAGATTCATTTTGGGTTGTTTTTGAATTTATGTTTTTTGGGTTTGGTTGCCACGAATTACACGAATTTTCACTAATTTTTATTCTCCTTGTGTTTATTCTTTCACGCAGATTTTGCAGATTGAGCAGATTTAATTTAAAATCAAATTCGTGCTAATTCGTGTAATTCGTGGCAAACCCTTCTTTTATTTCTTCACTACAAAAAGCACTTTTTCTTTTATTTCGGCTTGTGGAATTGTGACTTGTTTTCCTCCGCTGATATTTGCTTTTTTCGTTATGTTTCCTGTCGAAGCATTAATTGTGAATACTTCAAATATTCCTTTTTCGTTTGCTAAATCGATTGTAATATCTTGGTCGTTTTTCAAGTAAAAAAGATAGCTTTTTCCTTTGTTTTCCAGTTTCCAAAGATTGTCTGAAAACGTATTTCCGTCAACTAATTTCATTTCGCTTAAAGCGGAATAAAATTGAGGCAATTCAATTTTCGGAATGTTTGGCAATGAAGCTCCAGCCATTAATGCTGGCCATCCGAATCTTGACGAACCATCTGTTGAATATAAAATGACTTTTTCAGGATATTTTTCTCGGTATTCACGAACGGCGCGATATACCTGATTGTCGGTTTCTTTTCCTGTTTTCAGTTTTCTGGCATGTTGTCTCGGTGCTAAATTAACGCCTCCTTGTGGAGCGTAAGTCGAACCGTCTTCTTTGTAATACCAATATCGAATATCGATTACATCAACGGTTTTTACTCTTTTAGCATCATTTAAAATAGCATCTTGAACGTCTTTCGTAGCACTTAAACCGATTAAACCTTTTTTACCAGTTTCATCTTTCCATTTTTGAGCTTGGTCTAACCAGAATTCCATAAAATGTAACGGACCTGTATATTCGGCACTTGTTAACTGAATTACGTTACTGTTTTCCTGAAAGTTTTCGAATGATTTTCTAATGAAACCTTCATGTAATTTTCTTCTTTGTGCATTCGTAATATCGTAAAACTGCTCCGCCATAAAAATACGTTTGTCTCCTGCATACGGCGGTGGCTCTGGAAATCCTGTGCTGTTAACATTGTTTGCAGAACGCCAAGGCGAACTTGCCCAGTGCGCTCCGGCTTCTAAAATATTGTGCTGAAAATATTGCTGATTGATTAACAATTGTCCGTTTGGTTCTGCCAGCGTTGCAAATTGAGCTAAACGGCTCCAGTACCAATCATTGAATTTTGTCAAATCATATTTACTTAAATGATCCCAAGCTAGATCTTGCCCGCTTCTTGCGAAAGGCTGTTCATAAAACGGGGGCCAAACATCATCATCAATTCGGCGTACGCGTTCGTGATCATCCATTCTTCTGTCGTACCATAAACCATAATTATGTTCTAAGGCAACGATATTATTTTTAGTCAAATAATCTACAGTCTCCTGTACTTTATCGGTCAATCCGTTTCCTGTTCTTCCAGGTACAAAACGTGTGATATGCGGTGTAGATTTTTTTACGAAATCATCACTTAAATCACCTCTCCACCATGCTACGTTTGTTTGTTTTCCTGCAATTACTTTTCCTTCAAAAGTTAACCAGCCATTTTCTGTAGTTACTTTAGAAGTTGATTTTTCTGTTTTATTTGGAGCAATTTTTAAATCATTTGCGTTTTTTAAACCTTTACTATCTGTATTAATCAGATTTGCTTTTGAAGCTTCTACAATCAATTCTTGTAAGCCTTTTGCAGTCGTTGCTGAGTTTTTAGTTAATTCTGCAGCAACTTCTACACTCGGACTTGAAGAAGCTTCTGAACCTAAATCATAGATAAAAGGCTGAACTGGAAGTTTTCCTAATCTGGCTTCTAGCTGTGTGAAGAATAAACTTCTTGGACTGATATGTTCGTTTACGTTTTTCCAGTGTCCATTTCCACCAAATTGTCCCCAAACTCCAAAAGCCCAGTTTTGTGCTGTTGGCGGACTATAACATTCTACTTTTGAAGCTGAAGATTCCCAGATTACAGAATTGGCTGCTGTCCATCCAGCGCCTCTTCCGCCTTGTTCTCTGTTGTTATAGCTTAATGCTTTTCCGTCGATATTGGCAATGTCAAATAAAACTCCTGTTGCCCAACTTCCGATTGCGCCGCTGTTTTCGAATGGCAAATGTGATTCGCATTGTACGAAAGCATTTGGGCCTGTTGTACCAAATCCGCCTACAGCAAAATCATGATATCCAAATTCTGAATAACAACGTTGGAAAAGTGTCTGCTGACCTTCTGTGTAAAAAGTATGTCTTCTGAATGATGCGATTTCAGAAATAGGTTCTGTGGCAATACAATCTTCAACTGTAATTTGCTGACTTGTTTTTAAAACTGTAACAGCTCCGCCTGCAAAATGTTTGAAATTAACTTGTTTTACCCAAGCATTTCTGGTATTTTCGATGCTGATCGCCTGCCATCTGTGCTCTTCATCTTTTAAATTTAAAGGATTGTAAGTTGATTTTATTAGGATATTTTCAATTCCGTTATTTTCAATTCTTCCCTGCCAAGAATAAACAGTTACTTTTGAAGTTCCGAAAACATCATCCAAAGACATTGTGATTGGAGCATTTACGATTACCTCGTTTCCGTTTATTTTGGTCACGACTCTATTCCAAGTTGTTGTCCAGTCTCCCTTTTTCCAACCAATCCAAGAGGTTTCTCCACCGAAATCCTGCATGTTTACTTCTTTAATGAAATTATCGGTTAAAGGTTTGCTGATTTCGATTTCGTCTCCAACTTTTAATTTTGAAGTATTTTTTAATTGAATTCTCTGTGTTCCAAGTGGTGTATATGCATTTGCGAATTCAAATGAATCTTTACACACTTTATCGTTTACGCCTAAAATTTTAATTAAAGCTTCTCTTTCTAAACCTGTTCCTAAAAGTACAGTTCCGTTTTCGGAATTTCCGCTTCCTCTTAAAACTACTCCCGACTTTCTGATATATAATGTTCCACTGATTTTGAAAGTTCCTTTGTCTAACAAAACTGCTCCACGAAAACCTGATTTATCTGGTTTAAGAGAACTTACATAATCAATCGCATTTTGGATTTTCTGTGTTGCATCTTCTTCTTGCTGCGAAACAAAAATTTTGTTATCCAAATTCGGAATGGCAACTTCAGAGTTTCTATATCCTGCGAAAGAAAAATCTGGGATTTGGTTTCCTTGATTATCGGTTGTAAAAGAAAGTTTTCCTTCTTTGGTTTTTATGATATCTGGAAAATTGTTTTGGGCTGTGATGTTTATACTGAAAAGCATCGCCAAACCAGACAAAACTATTTTATCTTTTTGAAGGGAGATTGTATTTATAAATTGGATAAAATTCACCTTATTATTTTTTTAGACTTTAAAATTAAACCATATAAGTAATATAAGCTCATATAATTTTTAGGTTTGTCTTTTTCCTCAATCTTGTCATTTCGACGAAGGAGAAATCTTCGTTGCTACATCGCCAAAGATTGATATTCTATGTGGAGCTTCTTGCGAAGATTTCTCCTTCGTCGAAATGACAAACTAAATGGATGTATTATGTTTAAGAGACCTAACAGATTTTTAAAACCTGTTAGGTCTTCCTACTATTTGCTATTGTAGCAATGCTTTCAGCTTCGCTAAAGTATCCGTATTATTTTCGATTTTCGTCCAGTCTGTTTTACTAGTTGGATCTATTCCGTTAAAATACTTTTCGATATTCGTATATCCATCTCCGTTTGCATCTTTATTCGCATCTGAAGCATCATTCGGATTTAAACCGTATTTCTTTTCCCAAGCATCTGGAATTCCGTCATTATCTGAATCTTTATAGGCTTTTCCTTTGTAAGTTGGATATCCGCCAACTTGATCTGGGTGTGTAATGATTCCTTTTTTATAAGAGTCAGCTGGTAATCTTCTTTTAATATATTCTTTTCCGATATTATTTTCTAAGCCGTCTTTTACTTCGATTTTTCCAGTTTTAACCTGTTTGATAATTCTTTCATCAACAGCATCTCTTTTTGGAATTGTTGCTCCAACATTCATCAAAACAAAATCATAAGCTTCTTCTGCCGACATGATATTGAATTTTGGCATTGAGAATGGTTTTGGCTGTTTGATTGCTGCTAAAAATTCTTTCGTTTCCGCTTCTGGAAGGTTTTCCAATTGCACACCGCCATTCCAGTTGTCTGCTGTAACTTCTGGAGAACCAACAATAAAGTTTCCTGAAACATAAGCTCTTCCGTATTGTTTTGGCTCAATATAACCCGATTCTGGTTTTACAATTCTATGAGCAATAGGCTCGTTTTGTGGCGTTATTGGCCCCGGTTTGAAATAATTGTTGATGATATTCAACATCGAACGATAATCACCGCCATCAAGTGTACGATTCCACCAATTAAATACTACGTTATTCACAAAATTAAAATCGCCATACATTCCGATAGAAGCGTTTCTAGAAATGTTGTCGGCCCATAAGTTGCGCATAAAAGTACTATTTAATCCGCCAATTGTACTTCCGAAAGCGTGATTATACGTATCTAAACCTTCTGATGAAATAGTGTTTTGAATCGTGATATTACAAGCTGGTAATTTTTCCAACTTTGATTTTGCATTAGCTGCAAACTGATGTCTGTATAAAGAGATATTTTCGTCTAATCCCCAGCTTACTGAACAGTGATCTATGATGATATTTCCCATTGGATTTCCGCCCAATGCATCATCCCTTCTTGTAACTTCTGTAGCGCCACGACGGAAACGCATGTGACGAATAATCACGTCATGAGTATCGATTTCTAAAGTTTCTCCAGCGATACAGATTCCATCACCTGGAGCAGTTTGTCCAGCGATGGTTACGTAAGGCGCACGCATGCTGATTCTTTTTTTCAGCTGAATGATTCCCGAAACATTAAAAACGATTGTTCTTGCTCCAACAGCTTCACAGGCTTCACGAAAAGTTCCTTTTCCGCTGTCTTCTAAACTTGTAACCACAAATATTTTTCCGCCACGTCCGCCTTGTGTATATGCGCCACCGCCTTCAGCACCTGGGAAAGCAGGAATATCGGCAAAAACAAAATCCTTTGGATAGGATGCCCAAGGTAAATAAGGTTTTCCTTGTTTTGCTTCTTCTTTTATTACATGAAGATTAGCATTCCAGATTTCGCTTAGCCTTTTTTCTTCATCAGCTAAAATCGCATCTGCTTTTTCCTGAACAGGTTTTGGAATTACGGGATATTGGGCATACGCCGATGAAACAAGTGAACAAAATGACAACGCCATAAATGTTCTCTTTAAAGTACGGTTTGGAAAAATATTTTGCATTGAATTGTGTGGTGTAGTTAATAGTTTTTGGCGTAAAGTTTAAGAGATTATTCTTTCGAAGTAGAATCTTTTGGTTTATTTTTTTCTCTTTCTTCAATACGTTTGTGCCAGTCAGAGCTTTCTTTGTTTAAATCGTAACCTTGTTTTGATAAATAGTTATTGATTCTTCCTTTGTATTTACCAAACCATCCGTGTTTTTCTTTAGATGAACCAGCATCCATTGCGTGTTCTCTGGCTTCAACTAAAGCTTTGTAGATATAATCTTTCTGTTCTGCTGTTAAATTTGGAAGCATGTCGTTGTAACCTGCAAC from Flavobacterium sp. KACC 22763 includes these protein-coding regions:
- a CDS encoding polysaccharide lyase, coding for MQNIFPNRTLKRTFMALSFCSLVSSAYAQYPVIPKPVQEKADAILADEEKRLSEIWNANLHVIKEEAKQGKPYLPWASYPKDFVFADIPAFPGAEGGGAYTQGGRGGKIFVVTSLEDSGKGTFREACEAVGARTIVFNVSGIIQLKKRISMRAPYVTIAGQTAPGDGICIAGETLEIDTHDVIIRHMRFRRGATEVTRRDDALGGNPMGNIIIDHCSVSWGLDENISLYRHQFAANAKSKLEKLPACNITIQNTISSEGLDTYNHAFGSTIGGLNSTFMRNLWADNISRNASIGMYGDFNFVNNVVFNWWNRTLDGGDYRSMLNIINNYFKPGPITPQNEPIAHRIVKPESGYIEPKQYGRAYVSGNFIVGSPEVTADNWNGGVQLENLPEAETKEFLAAIKQPKPFSMPKFNIMSAEEAYDFVLMNVGATIPKRDAVDERIIKQVKTGKIEVKDGLENNIGKEYIKRRLPADSYKKGIITHPDQVGGYPTYKGKAYKDSDNDGIPDAWEKKYGLNPNDASDANKDANGDGYTNIEKYFNGIDPTSKTDWTKIENNTDTLAKLKALLQ
- a CDS encoding DUF6298 domain-containing protein; its protein translation is MNFIQFINTISLQKDKIVLSGLAMLFSINITAQNNFPDIIKTKEGKLSFTTDNQGNQIPDFSFAGYRNSEVAIPNLDNKIFVSQQEEDATQKIQNAIDYVSSLKPDKSGFRGAVLLDKGTFKISGTLYIRKSGVVLRGSGNSENGTVLLGTGLEREALIKILGVNDKVCKDSFEFANAYTPLGTQRIQLKNTSKLKVGDEIEISKPLTDNFIKEVNMQDFGGETSWIGWKKGDWTTTWNRVVTKINGNEVIVNAPITMSLDDVFGTSKVTVYSWQGRIENNGIENILIKSTYNPLNLKDEEHRWQAISIENTRNAWVKQVNFKHFAGGAVTVLKTSQQITVEDCIATEPISEIASFRRHTFYTEGQQTLFQRCYSEFGYHDFAVGGFGTTGPNAFVQCESHLPFENSGAIGSWATGVLFDIANIDGKALSYNNREQGGRGAGWTAANSVIWESSASKVECYSPPTAQNWAFGVWGQFGGNGHWKNVNEHISPRSLFFTQLEARLGKLPVQPFIYDLGSEASSSPSVEVAAELTKNSATTAKGLQELIVEASKANLINTDSKGLKNANDLKIAPNKTEKSTSKVTTENGWLTFEGKVIAGKQTNVAWWRGDLSDDFVKKSTPHITRFVPGRTGNGLTDKVQETVDYLTKNNIVALEHNYGLWYDRRMDDHERVRRIDDDVWPPFYEQPFARSGQDLAWDHLSKYDLTKFNDWYWSRLAQFATLAEPNGQLLINQQYFQHNILEAGAHWASSPWRSANNVNSTGFPEPPPYAGDKRIFMAEQFYDITNAQRRKLHEGFIRKSFENFQENSNVIQLTSAEYTGPLHFMEFWLDQAQKWKDETGKKGLIGLSATKDVQDAILNDAKRVKTVDVIDIRYWYYKEDGSTYAPQGGVNLAPRQHARKLKTGKETDNQVYRAVREYREKYPEKVILYSTDGSSRFGWPALMAGASLPNIPKIELPQFYSALSEMKLVDGNTFSDNLWKLENKGKSYLFYLKNDQDITIDLANEKGIFEVFTINASTGNITKKANISGGKQVTIPQAEIKEKVLFVVKK
- a CDS encoding glycoside hydrolase family 140 protein codes for the protein MNLKIKSLYTLSISFMLTAQSGFSQSAKTKASLPEIKVSKNQHYFVTENEKPFFWLGDTGWLAFGKLDRAGVEKYFKDRKEKGFNVVQVMVLHNINAVNVYGDAALINEDVSKPLITAGNDFKDAKQYDYWDHVDYTLDVAQKNGIYVAMVPVWGTNVSKGNRVSKEQATVYAKFLADRYKNRTNVIWLNGGDTHGNEFQDIWNAIGNTLKTNNPNQLVTFHPFGRTDSSENFHNEKWLDFNMFQSGHRRYDQDSVKTNFKEDNYKFVLRDFELRPTKPTLDGEPSYEGIPHGLHDTLQPKWTANDVRRYGYWSVLSGGAGYTYGHNAVMQMFRKGDKPAYGNKELWTSAINAPGAKQMVYIKKLMEEVPFLEGAPDVSLVVNQGEKYDYIPAIRGEKYALLYTYNGRIIEVKLGKISGDKFEATWYNPRNGKKTKIGTFDNKGTQNFQPEGKKEDGNDWVLILKSK